ACATGAAAAACTACAATACTGACAGCAAGTCAGGCCAAAAATGTTGGAAAGATAGCAAAACTCGAGGATTAGACATCCAACTATCTAACATGCAACTTTTATACAAGAAGCATTACACAAGTTTCTCGTGTCCTTTTTCATCTATTGCTTCCTCTCATGTCTCTGCCACTGCTCCATTCTCTCCTCTCAACTTTGAAGATGTAACACCTTATAAAAGAAAAGTGGTCTATGAAGTTGGAGAAAGGCCAGGAAGATAGGTGTGTCAATCATTGCTTCTAAATTACAACGATGAACTCCCTCTATGTGATCCAACTAAATCTGGCAAACCCTCTTTCTTGGATATGCCTATTATTGtttgttttatcttttcttcCTTGTTCAGTTTATTGTTAACAGCATATTGGTTTCTATGtccaaccacaaaaaaaattgtagtaatatgtgtgtgtgtgcgtgtgtgtgtgtgagagagagatagagagagagagagttcaattATTTCTTGGTTCCATTCTGTTGCCATTTATAGAGTTGTTAAGATTGTATCTTACAGTAAGGATACACAATCCTGGCTCAATGGCAATTTGCCTACCAAGCAAAGCAAAAaaactagaagatgcaaaccACATATAAAGAAAGCAGCTCTCAAGATGCTAGTTCGATCATATACAGCGAAGTCACCATCGTAGTTTAAGGAGGAATTATCAACATCACAATTTCCTCATTTTGCATTTTATCCAAACTCCGTACCATCCATTACATCTTCACAGTTCAGCGTGCAGGCGCCCGACCCATGCATATACTAAATATACTAATTGAAACTAAAGCACTGTCTGTGAGATAGCTTAACTCCACCACGCATATACTCATGTATGAGACTTTGTTAGCTTAGACAAACCCACATTTCACTCGCCTACTTAGGTTAAGCCACCAGTAGATAAATTACCAAAATATGCCTAATACAACTAACCAAGAGTCGCTACAAAGTTCTGCCACACCTGTTACTTGTCAAGTGTCAGAAAGAGAAGCTAGAAAGACAGAGATGTCATCACTTTTCTTTAGACAAGGGAGCGACATCTCTACCTGTTCCAAAAACGATGCTGCCATGCATAATGGCGCATCAAAAGTGGGTTCCCCACAAATAAACTACCAATCTCCCaagattttcattaatttttgtccATCAAAACAAGACATACTCCAAGACATTGTCTATTGTAGCAGTCATATGTACATACGTATGTACATATACATAGACGTACttatttatatatatgcacGCGCAAAACATCTTCCCTCACGGATAAAGTACCGCCATAACGATGCTATCCAATATGCATTGCATTCGCTTCCATAGCGAGAAATTTAAATAAGAAGCAATAAGAGTTCACAGTCTGAATCATCCAACCAAGCATAATTCCATGCagtttctgaactagaagcagAGTAAGTATTCCGGGTTGAATGATAGAAAACTGTGATAAGAGACTAACCTTCAGTACCATCTGTACAATCACTTCAGGATCGGTGTGAAGAAATTTATGAGCAAAGCCTGCAAAGTGCATAACCAACGAGCTATAGTAGAGATAGTTGGACAAAACATAACCTTGCCAGCGAGATGAATATCCACCCTCTTGAATGAGAGATTCCTCCTTTTTCTCATTCTTCGCGTATCCACCAACAATTGCATCAAGCTCAGCGAAATCGCTTGAGCTGACGAACCAAGGTTCCATATAGCTAACCCAAACAGAGAACACTTGTGAAGCATTCTTGATGGAGGCTTCCACTGGACAGAACAAAAATGTACGCAATATATACCGATACAGAGGCCTCTGAATACGCAAATTCCAATTCCAAGATCCACACGAAAGCAAATGAGAACCATTTACACTATCCCTCAACTTCATGGTATCTAAGGACCTCGACACTTTCCAACTTGGACCTCCACTATTCTCCACATTATCAATCCCTTCTGTACCCTTAACAGCACTCAAATTCAAATACCTCACAAATAACTTCACCACTTCCCCCAGTCCTGGAGTTGGCGGAGTTTCTCCCAACACCGAACGAAATGGAATTGACACACCAAACGACTTGCATATATTTGCAGGTACGGGTGAGATATCGTTATCAACCAGCCAATAGTGTATCAAAGTGTCAACCAAGAACTCAGCTTGCACCAGCACTGATCCATCACACTCCGTTAGGTAATGCAAAATCGAGCTACGGTACGGTTGATGCGCGTCTGCATCATTGACTGGCACAAAAGCACGTAAATACGCGTATAGCAACCACAAATATAGATTACACTTGTTGTTCCGCTCATTGCCGCGCTTCACACCTGAAAAACAACGAATGGGACCGGTCCAGTTCTCCAACCTAAACTTCCTACTCTTCTTTATCGAAACACGATCGGAATTCTCACGGTTCCCCCGACAAACAGGATAATAAGCGAACCAGAACACGAAATACTCGAACACATTCAGTTGCACTTGACACGAAGAGCCCGTAGCCGAGCCCTCCTTGATCCTACCTCTAAACAGAGAGCACAATTCACCCAGCACGCGGCCGTCCTTGGCGTTGGCGAGCATGAAGCGCGCCCACTCCGGCAACCGCTCGTCCGGGAACACGAACTTCACGAGCCCAAGCCGATCGACGGCGAAAATCGAGCTCATGAGGGCACCATTTGAGGCAAAGAGGCCGAAAACCCGGGAGGCGAGTTCGGGGTCGTTGGAGCCGAGGACGGTGTCGATCCAGCCGTGCCTGGGAGAGGAAGCGGGGTCGTCGCCGAAGCCAAAGAGCTTGCAGACGAGGGAAGGGAAGGCGAGGGAGAAGAAGTGGCGGGACTGGTCGggggagtgggagtgggagcGGAGGAAGGAGTCGACGGCGGCGCAGGCGGAGAGGATCTGGGGGGGCGACGACGAGGAGaggacggcggcggcgaggtCCTGGGACCTGGAGAGCGAATCGAGGGCGTAGGAGTGAGGGTGCATGGCTTAGGGTATTCGCGTGTAGCTTgatcgagagagaaaaagagcgagagagagaaaggtccgGTTTTTAAATGAGCATAGAATCAAATGGCGGGGTTTATGAGGGggtagatggagagagagaaagagagggacgTAGCGACGGATTAGgaatctgagagagagagagcgtgagaGAGAGAACGGTAAGCGAGCTTGAAGCGTACGAAAGCTACGCACCGTTGCGAATTGGCTGCATGTCAAGTGTTTGACAAAATGCGTGTGAGGCTTCGCgcggagagagagatagagggcGGGGCTATTTGGATCTTTCGGACCAAACGGCCCATAGGCCGAAATTCTCAGTTCGCACTCTCAAATTATATTCATGATTCCGCATCTAGGAGAGATGTATCAGCAATGTCCATGCATTACTAACACGAATTCTTCCCATTTGAAGTTAGATTTCATGTGCTCTTAGCACCCTCAAATCCCAGTAATCTTATATGGCATGgctccttttattttcaaaataagggGAAATATCTTCGAAATTATGTATTTATACGCGCTATGCGAAACATCTGCAATTATAAGTATATCCGATTACGAATATGCTGTGGTTATAAGATAGGGGGCGAGCCAAAGACGCAAAAGCTTAGGAGGTTGAGTGGACAGGATATAAGCTTCGGAGAGAAACGTGATTTGTGAGATCAATTCAAGAGCCGGGAAAGTGCGATCTTGCTTGACAAAAGATTCAGAACTTTTAACCGCAATAATTATACATGCCACGAAGAAGGAAGACATAATAGACTCCCAAATTTGGCCCGAGTGTCTAAATTCAGAATAGAACTAGAGCAACCGAAGAACATGGATCTCGGGGTGAATTCCACATCACTCCGTATGGCGTATCCACCCCGTCGAAGGAAAGCCGCATGCGACCGTGCCGTCTCGAGACTTTAGTTGTACGCTTTCGACGATGCCCGTGTTGTCGTATCCAAGCCGAGTCGGAAAACTCCTCGACAAAGGAGGTGACCTCACTCGTACATGTCGTTTTGTCTCGTGCAATGTCAAAGACGTGACGGCACGCGAAAGAGATCCGTTTTAAAGGACATGGTCCTAAGGGAAAAATTCAAGGGAAGTGGTCCTGGCCATTGCTATTGGCGTCACGTTGTTGGTACACTGTCCCTTCTTGTGTATGCCCCCCGATTGGAATCGATGCTCGAGAGCTCTTCAATTTGATGGAAAGAGAAGTCACGACCCCATGAAACTTTTGACCTTTTTCGGAGAAGCTAAGTGAAGAGGCTGGTGTCCTTGGGATATTTGAAGGTTTGCGTTGTACTTATGGAGAGTAGCAAATGAATATGATATTACTGAGCAACGTCTTTATCAGAAGAATCGCGAGCATTCGGGGTAAGGGTGTGTAAATGGTTTAGGAACCGTCCAGACCACCCAGAACTGGACCAAAAAAGCGATTTTCATGGGGACCTATCCTGTACCCGATTCCAATTATTGGTGGATGCATAGAACCATCAGGTGGCTCTCAATTCTATTTTGTGGGATCGGTCCTTAATGAACGATTTCAGGTTTCGAGATGGATATCACCCATCTtgaaaccaatcacccctagtTCAAGGATAACAAGACAACGGGGACCTGAAGGCATGGCGATGAACGAGGAGAGCTCACCCCATGACTAGACTAGGTCGGGCTTGGGTTGGAtcataaatggtccgacccaaatAAACTCGTTTAATCCGTTTATGATTCATTTATTACATCTAGTGACACGTGTCCGACCTAACACATACACGATCCGATCCATATTCTTAAaacactttcttttttaatccaatttagaaaaaaatcataCTTAAACCGATGTGAGAGTACGGAATAAGTGAGGGTGAGATcgaatgaaaagagagtcataGAAGCAGTtgggtctaagtaagttgtaaatccaTCTAGAATTTATATTATGCTTAAACTCATTTATAACATATTCATTGAATACAACTCATTCATATAAGCACGT
The sequence above is drawn from the Rhodamnia argentea isolate NSW1041297 chromosome 9, ASM2092103v1, whole genome shotgun sequence genome and encodes:
- the LOC115736845 gene encoding uncharacterized protein LOC115736845; translated protein: MHPHSYALDSLSRSQDLAAAVLSSSSPPQILSACAAVDSFLRSHSHSPDQSRHFFSLAFPSLVCKLFGFGDDPASSPRHGWIDTVLGSNDPELASRVFGLFASNGALMSSIFAVDRLGLVKFVFPDERLPEWARFMLANAKDGRVLGELCSLFRGRIKEGSATGSSCQVQLNVFEYFVFWFAYYPVCRGNRENSDRVSIKKSRKFRLENWTGPIRCFSGVKRGNERNNKCNLYLWLLYAYLRAFVPVNDADAHQPYRSSILHYLTECDGSVLVQAEFLVDTLIHYWLVDNDISPVPANICKSFGVSIPFRSVLGETPPTPGLGEVVKLFVRYLNLSAVKGTEGIDNVENSGGPSWKVSRSLDTMKLRDSVNGSHLLSCGSWNWNLRIQRPLYRYILRTFLFCPVEASIKNASQVFSVWVSYMEPWFVSSSDFAELDAIVGGYAKNEKKEESLIQEGGYSSRWQGYVLSNYLYYSSLVMHFAGFAHKFLHTDPEVIVQMVLKVLCILTSSKELLNLIKNVDTLFHMKEAGFGKSALTDLYGFIPSIREQLQDWEDGLCENDADGSFLHENWNKDLRLFSAGEDGGQQLLQLFILRAEAELQTLSGDNLAQNLQHIDSLKAQLSKLFGGNFFKPVSVTPEVQEQRSSRDGIFRPRRVVHNAFADIRYKGDWMKRPVSDNEIAWLANVLVGLSGWLNKALRLNYVESGDAAATWPFVEVSGDIADVCGPVNTMKVLLCAAGSWLLMLGGEVVGLMRKHGVRVNLRILASKKIVMVFIVYGLFVLLKKVVGV